In the genome of bacterium, one region contains:
- a CDS encoding pyridoxine 5'-phosphate synthase, with the protein MMRLHVNVDHVATVRQARRTDEPDPVRAAVLAELGGADGITVHLREDRRHIQERDVRLLVETVRTGVNLELATEENVLAVALELRPMAVTLVPERREEITTEGGLSLVRPEDRARVAAAVERLAAAGLRTSLFIDPDEEALRAAAEIGTVAVELHTGAYAEAWARRRTAGPGPVREQLERLRRAAAFGRSLGLDIHAGHGLTYENVSPVAAIPEIEELNIGHSIVSRAVLVGMTAAVREMRQLISEARLRGATSGP; encoded by the coding sequence TTGATGCGCCTGCACGTCAACGTCGACCACGTCGCGACCGTGCGCCAGGCACGCCGCACGGATGAGCCAGATCCCGTTCGCGCCGCCGTTCTCGCCGAGCTCGGTGGAGCGGATGGGATCACCGTGCACTTGCGGGAGGACCGCCGGCACATCCAGGAGCGCGACGTCCGCCTGCTCGTGGAAACGGTGCGCACGGGCGTGAACCTCGAGCTGGCGACAGAGGAGAACGTGCTCGCCGTTGCGCTCGAGCTCCGTCCCATGGCCGTCACGCTGGTGCCCGAGCGCAGGGAAGAGATCACCACGGAGGGCGGGCTCTCCCTCGTACGACCCGAGGACCGCGCGCGGGTGGCCGCTGCCGTCGAACGCCTCGCCGCAGCGGGGCTCCGCACCTCTCTGTTCATTGACCCGGACGAAGAGGCGCTGCGCGCGGCGGCGGAGATCGGGACCGTGGCCGTCGAGCTGCATACCGGCGCCTATGCAGAGGCGTGGGCGCGGCGCCGGACGGCTGGACCCGGGCCCGTGCGCGAGCAGCTCGAGCGCCTCCGCAGGGCCGCGGCGTTCGGCCGTTCCCTCGGCCTGGACATCCATGCGGGCCACGGCCTGACGTACGAGAACGTCTCGCCCGTCGCCGCCATTCCGGAGATCGAGGAGCTGAACATTGGCCACAGCATCGTCAGCCGCGCCGTGCTCGTGGGAATGACCGCGGCCGTGCGCGAGATGCGCCAGTTGATCTCCGAGGCGCGGCTGCGCGGCGCCACGTCCGGTCCGTGA
- the ispE gene encoding 4-(cytidine 5'-diphospho)-2-C-methyl-D-erythritol kinase: protein MRALAPAKINLRLEILAREASGYHQIESVFCALSLADELELVVGGTGIRLDVRGADLGPPERNLAYRAAAAFYQAAGLRAGVEIRLTKRVPAGAGLGGGSSDAAATLLALNEVHGHPLDAAMLLRLGAGLGSDVPFFLSGAALALVWGRGERILPLPPLPPAPVLLAVPPFGIATAEAYRALDRECPAAGPVPRVLRLAEAGSWEGLAAGAVNDFEAVLFPRHPLLAALRDTLAHAGARLARLTGSGSAVFGIFDSVEQRAAAAAVLARAFPHVRLIETLTAEEPSRHALG, encoded by the coding sequence ATGCGCGCACTGGCGCCGGCCAAGATCAATCTCCGGCTCGAGATCCTGGCCCGGGAGGCCAGCGGGTACCACCAGATCGAGAGCGTGTTCTGTGCGCTGTCGCTGGCCGATGAGCTCGAGCTGGTCGTCGGCGGAACCGGCATCCGGCTGGACGTCCGGGGCGCGGACCTGGGCCCGCCAGAGCGCAACCTGGCGTACCGCGCCGCCGCGGCGTTCTACCAAGCCGCCGGCCTGCGCGCCGGCGTGGAGATCCGGCTCACCAAACGGGTGCCCGCCGGCGCCGGGCTGGGCGGCGGCTCGAGCGACGCCGCGGCCACGCTCCTCGCCCTGAACGAGGTCCACGGCCACCCGCTCGATGCCGCCATGCTCCTGCGGCTCGGCGCCGGGCTCGGCAGCGACGTGCCGTTCTTCCTCAGCGGCGCCGCCCTGGCGCTCGTCTGGGGCCGGGGCGAACGGATCCTCCCGTTGCCGCCGCTGCCGCCCGCGCCCGTCCTGCTGGCCGTGCCGCCCTTCGGGATCGCCACGGCGGAGGCGTACCGCGCGCTGGACCGGGAGTGCCCTGCGGCGGGCCCCGTGCCCCGCGTCCTCCGGCTCGCCGAAGCGGGCTCATGGGAGGGCCTCGCCGCGGGCGCGGTCAACGATTTCGAGGCCGTGCTCTTCCCGCGCCACCCGTTGCTCGCCGCCCTACGCGACACCCTCGCCCACGCCGGCGCCCGGCTGGCGCGCCTGACCGGGAGCGGCTCCGCGGTCTTCGGGATCTTCGACTCGGTCGAGCAGCGGGCCGCCGCCGCCGCCGTGCTCGCCCGGGCGTTCCCACACGTGCGGCTCATCGAAACCCTCACGGCCGAAGAGCCATCACGGCACGCGCTCGGTTGA